In Hevea brasiliensis isolate MT/VB/25A 57/8 chromosome 13, ASM3005281v1, whole genome shotgun sequence, a single genomic region encodes these proteins:
- the LOC110633846 gene encoding dicarboxylate transporter 1, chloroplastic: MASLALTSSSSCSLAFNSFPSHKSRSLSHLRSTPNRVPSLPKLTANTRFPPSNYFLPKFSKSNAATATAIFQKWRILNLTVKASAAAAASPASSVSSSQPWQGAAIKPLLASIATGVILWFVPVPSGVSKPAWQLLAIFLATIVGIITQPLPLGAVALMGLGASVLTKTLTFSAAFSAFGDPIPWLIALAFFFARGFIKTGLGNRIAYQFVSLFGSSSLGLGYSLVFSEALLAPAIPSVSARAGGIFLPLVKSLCVACGSNAGDGTENKLGSWLMLTCFQTSVISSSMFLTAMAANPLSANLTLNTIKQTIGWTDWAKAAIVPGLVSLLVVPLLLYIIYPPTVKSSPDAPKLAREKLEKMGPMTKNEIIMAGTLLLTVGLWIFGSKLNVDAVTAAILGLSVLLITGVVTWKECLAEAVAWDTLTWFAALIAMAGYLNKYGLICWFSQTVVKFVGGLGLSWQMSFGILVLLYFYSHYFFASGAAHIGAMFTAFLSVASALGTPPYFGAMVLSFLSNLMGGLTHYGIGSAPVFYGADYVPLAKWWGYGFLISIVNIIIWLGVGGVWWKAIGLW, from the exons ATGGCGTCCCTAGCTCTCACATCCTCTTCTTCTTGCTCTCTTGCCTTCAATTCTTTCCCTTCTCACAAGTCTCGCTCTCTCTCCCACCTCAGATCCACTCCAAATCGCGTTCCTTCCCTCCCTAAACTCACTGCTAATACCAGATTTCCTCCCTCCAATTATTTCCTTCCAAAATTCTCCAAATCCAATGCAGCCACCGCCACCGCAATCTTTCAGAAATGGAGAATTTTGAACTTAACGGTCAAAGCATCCGCCGCCGCAGCAGCATCACCTGCCTCTTCTGTTTCTTCCTCACAGCCATGGCAGGGCGCTGCTATCAAGCCATTACTTGCGTCAATAGCCACAGGTGTTATTCTGTGGTTCGTTCCCGTTCCGTCTGGAGTCTCGAAGCCTGCTTGGCAACTACTCGCCATTTTTCTTGCCACTATTGTCGGCATCATCACGCAACCTTTACCTCTCGGCGCCGTAGCCTTGATGGGTTTGGGTGCTTCAGTACTCACCAAAACCTTAACTTTCTCCGCTGCATTTTCAGCTTTCGGCGATCCGATCCCTTGGTTAATTGCTCTTGCTTTCTTTTTCGCTCGAGGATTTATTAAGACTGGACTTGGAAACAGAATAGCTTATCAATTTGTATCGCTTTTTGGATCTTCTTCGTTGGGTTTAGGTTACAGTCTCGTGTTTAGTGAAGCTTTACTAGCGCCTGCAATTCCTTCAGTTTCTGCTAGAGCAGGAGGGATCTTTTTACCGTTGGTGAAATCTCTGTGTGTTGCTTGTGGTAGCAATGCTGGTGATGGTACAGAGAATAAGCTTGGCTCGTGGTTAATGTTAACTTGTTTCCAAACATCAGTGATTTCTTCTTCCATGTTCTTGACTGCCATGGCAGCTAATCCTTTGAGTGCCAATTTAACATTGAATACGATCAAGCAGACAATTGGGTGGACAGATTGGGCTAAGGCGGCGATTGTGCCTGGATTGGTGTCTTTGCTTGTTGTGCCTTTGCTTTTGTATATAATTTATCCGCCCACGGTGAAGAGCAGCCCGGATGCGCCTAAGTTGGCTAGGGAGAAGTTGGAGAAGATGGGGCCAATGACCAAGAATGAGATTATTATGGCTGGCACTCTGCTTCTTACG GTGGGCCTATGGATTTTTGGATCAAAGCTGAATGTAGATGCTGTTACTGCTGCTATTCTTGGATTATCTGTCCTCCTTATCACTGGTGTGGTGACATGGAAGGAATGCTTAGCTGAAGCAGTAGCCTGGGATACCCTCACATGGTTTGCTGCCCTTATTGCCATGGCTGGGTATCTTAATAAGTATGGTCTGATCTGTTGGTTTAGCCAAACTGTAGTTAAG TTTGTTGGTGGACTGGGTCTTTCGTGGCAGATGTCTTTTGGCATTTTGGTTCTTCTGTACTTCTACTCTCACTACTTCTTTGCCAGTGGAGCAGCTCATATTGGTGCCATGTTTACAGCATTCCTGTCCGTTGCCAGTGCTCTAGGTACTCCACCATATTTTGGAGCCATGGTTCTGTCATTCCTTTCCAACCTCATGGGTGGCCTTACACACTATGGCATTGGATCTGCACCTGTTTTCTATGGTGCGGACTACGTGCCTCTTGCCAAATGGTGGGGTTATGGGTTTCTAATATCTATTGTCAACATAATTATCTGGCTTGGAGTTGGAGGGGTTTGGTGGAAGGCCATTGGTTTGTGGTAG